The Devosia sp. MC521 genome has a segment encoding these proteins:
- a CDS encoding PA0069 family radical SAM protein has translation MALYQAPSFEALERLSRSRDADLTRRELVNPDRIRGRGAQSNASGRFEAFQRESFDDGWDNVEPMPVFETVEHTERAKSIITSNDSPDIAFERSINAYRGCEHGCSYCFARPSHAYLGHSAGIDFERDIYVKTNAVETLKAEFAAKNYRPKPIAMGTNTDPYQPAERKHQLTRGILEVMLETKHPVMITTKSALILRDLDLLEKLAKLGLAKVAISVTSMDHKLSRKMEPRASSPARRLEAIKGLSEAGIPTAIFASPMIPAINDMELERILDAGKAQGAISAQMILLRLPGEVRDVFREWLLRHFPDRVRHVLSLVRDTHAGKDYDSRFGTRMTGEGPYATLLSQRFEKARERYGLDAKLPPLRNDLFVAPKLETNQLSLF, from the coding sequence ATGGCGCTTTATCAGGCCCCCTCTTTCGAAGCATTGGAACGTCTTAGCCGCAGCAGGGATGCAGACCTGACGCGCCGCGAACTGGTCAACCCGGATCGTATTCGCGGGCGCGGTGCGCAGTCCAATGCCAGTGGCCGATTTGAAGCGTTCCAGCGCGAAAGTTTTGACGATGGTTGGGACAATGTAGAGCCCATGCCGGTGTTCGAAACGGTGGAACACACCGAACGCGCCAAATCGATCATTACCAGCAACGACAGTCCCGATATCGCCTTTGAGCGGTCCATCAATGCTTATCGCGGTTGCGAGCATGGATGCTCTTATTGCTTTGCGCGGCCAAGCCACGCCTATCTCGGGCATTCGGCCGGGATTGATTTTGAGCGCGATATTTATGTGAAGACCAATGCGGTTGAGACGCTCAAGGCCGAGTTCGCCGCCAAGAATTATCGTCCAAAGCCAATTGCCATGGGCACCAATACCGACCCCTACCAGCCAGCCGAGCGCAAGCACCAGCTGACCCGTGGGATTTTGGAGGTGATGCTGGAGACCAAGCATCCGGTGATGATCACCACAAAATCGGCCCTTATTCTGCGCGATCTCGATCTACTGGAGAAATTGGCAAAGCTTGGACTGGCCAAAGTTGCGATTTCGGTGACGTCGATGGATCACAAGCTGAGCCGCAAGATGGAGCCGCGCGCCTCATCGCCTGCCCGTCGGCTTGAGGCCATAAAGGGGTTGAGTGAGGCCGGGATACCGACCGCAATTTTTGCGTCGCCCATGATCCCGGCGATCAATGATATGGAATTGGAGCGCATTCTCGATGCGGGCAAGGCGCAAGGAGCGATCAGCGCGCAGATGATCTTGCTGCGCCTGCCCGGCGAGGTGCGCGATGTGTTCCGCGAATGGCTGTTGCGCCACTTCCCTGACCGCGTACGGCATGTGCTTTCGCTGGTGCGCGATACGCACGCGGGGAAAGATTATGACTCGCGCTTTGGTACGCGCATGACCGGCGAAGGCCCATATGCCACGCTGCTGAGCCAGCGCTTTGAAAAGGCCCGGGAGCGCTATGGGCTCGACGCCAAGCTGCCACCACTGCGCAATGATCTTTTCGTGGCGCCCAAGCTCGAAACCAATCAGCTGAGCCTTTTCTAA
- a CDS encoding MDR family MFS transporter translates to MSQATMDGAVKAAPHQPEDAARNNLVIALLLVSAFVMFLNETIMSVAIPQLMIDLNITAGSAQWLTTAFLLTMAIVIPITGYLLQRFHTRPIFTASISIFSVGTLICAIAPGIELLIVGRVVQAVGTAIMMPLLMTTVMSLVPANGRGKVMGNISIVMSVAPAIGPTIGGFILAHFAWRYMFYFTLPIAIVTLVVGYLKVQNVSEPRKTPLDVISVILSALGFGGLVFGLSSLGGGGHGGSVEHAAEQGASMPAWVPVVVGVVAMAIFVWRQIQLQKSDKALLDLRVLTHGNYSVSLVTASLAMVALLGSSIMLPLYTQQVLGLDTLQTGMLMLPGGLIMGVLAPLVGRLYDQYGPRPLMVPGVFAVSAVMWFFSFVGTDTPVWLVVAAHIIMSIGLAFVFTPMFTAAMGSVPKPLYSHASATLSSVQQVAGAAGIALFVALMSLTSAAQMAEGIAPVEAMAAGVRASFICGGIATVLMLIAAWFVKKPEGEGPGEGFAGH, encoded by the coding sequence ATGTCGCAAGCGACGATGGACGGAGCCGTTAAGGCTGCGCCACACCAGCCGGAAGATGCGGCGCGCAATAATCTGGTCATAGCCCTTTTGCTGGTGTCGGCCTTTGTCATGTTCTTGAACGAGACCATCATGAGCGTTGCCATTCCGCAGCTCATGATTGATCTCAACATCACGGCTGGTTCTGCCCAGTGGCTGACGACAGCATTTTTGCTGACTATGGCCATCGTGATCCCGATCACCGGCTATTTGCTCCAGCGCTTCCACACGCGTCCGATTTTCACGGCGTCGATCTCGATTTTCTCGGTCGGCACTTTGATTTGTGCGATTGCGCCAGGCATTGAGTTGCTGATTGTCGGTCGTGTCGTGCAGGCCGTTGGCACCGCGATCATGATGCCGCTGCTGATGACCACCGTTATGTCGCTGGTTCCTGCAAATGGTCGTGGCAAGGTGATGGGCAATATCTCCATCGTTATGTCGGTGGCGCCTGCCATTGGCCCGACCATTGGTGGTTTCATCCTCGCCCACTTCGCGTGGCGCTATATGTTCTACTTCACCCTGCCGATTGCGATTGTTACGCTGGTCGTCGGCTACCTCAAGGTTCAGAACGTTTCCGAACCACGCAAGACCCCGCTCGACGTCATCTCGGTGATCCTGTCGGCTCTCGGTTTTGGTGGTCTGGTCTTCGGTCTCTCCAGTTTGGGCGGTGGCGGTCATGGCGGTAGTGTTGAACACGCCGCCGAGCAGGGCGCGTCGATGCCGGCTTGGGTTCCAGTGGTCGTCGGCGTTGTCGCTATGGCCATTTTCGTCTGGCGCCAGATCCAGCTCCAGAAGTCCGACAAGGCTCTGCTTGATCTGCGCGTTCTGACCCACGGCAATTACTCTGTCTCGCTGGTCACCGCCTCTTTGGCGATGGTGGCGCTGCTCGGTTCCTCGATCATGCTGCCGCTCTACACCCAGCAGGTTCTCGGTCTTGATACGCTGCAGACCGGCATGCTGATGCTGCCCGGTGGTCTGATCATGGGCGTTCTCGCGCCGCTCGTTGGTCGCCTCTATGACCAATACGGTCCGCGTCCGCTGATGGTGCCGGGTGTCTTCGCCGTTTCCGCTGTCATGTGGTTCTTCAGCTTCGTCGGTACCGATACCCCGGTCTGGCTGGTTGTCGCCGCCCACATCATCATGAGCATTGGTCTGGCGTTTGTCTTCACCCCAATGTTCACCGCCGCAATGGGTTCTGTTCCTAAGCCGCTCTACTCGCACGCCAGTGCGACCCTGAGCTCGGTGCAGCAGGTTGCTGGTGCCGCCGGTATCGCGCTCTTCGTGGCGCTGATGAGCCTGACCTCTGCCGCACAAATGGCTGAGGGCATTGCCCCGGTAGAAGCTATGGCCGCAGGCGTTCGAGCCAGCTTCATCTGCGGTGGCATTGCCACCGTGCTGATGCTGATTGCCGCTTGGTTTGTCAAAAAGCCGGAAGGCGAAGGTCCGGGCGAAGGTTTCGCTGGCCACTAA
- the moaB gene encoding molybdenum cofactor biosynthesis protein B: MFKAARFDDRAFRPLTIAVVAVSDTRTLETDTGGALLKSLLEADGHICFERVVVRDDIQKIRAVVQGFVANPDVDVVLTTGGTGFSGRDVTPEAIEPLFDKRMEGFSVLFHQYSATTVGTSSIQSRATAGLIGETFVFCLPGSRGACRDAWEGILTHQLDYRHKPCNFVELMPRLSER, from the coding sequence ATGTTCAAGGCAGCAAGGTTTGACGATCGGGCGTTTCGTCCCCTTACCATAGCAGTCGTGGCGGTTTCCGATACACGTACTCTGGAAACTGACACTGGCGGCGCGCTGTTAAAGTCACTGCTCGAAGCGGATGGCCACATCTGCTTTGAGCGCGTGGTAGTGCGCGACGACATTCAAAAGATCCGCGCCGTGGTACAGGGCTTTGTCGCCAACCCCGATGTTGACGTGGTCCTGACCACCGGCGGCACCGGGTTTTCGGGGCGCGATGTGACCCCAGAGGCAATCGAGCCTTTGTTCGATAAGCGCATGGAGGGGTTCTCCGTGCTCTTTCACCAATATTCGGCCACCACGGTGGGCACGAGCTCGATCCAATCGCGGGCGACTGCGGGGTTGATTGGCGAGACCTTTGTGTTCTGCCTACCGGGTTCGCGCGGCGCCTGCCGCGATGCGTGGGAGGGTATTCTCACTCACCAGCTCGATTACCGGCACAAGCCGTGCAACTTCGTCGAGCTGATGCCCCGGCTCTCGGAACGATAA
- a CDS encoding MFS transporter: MASVIKIYALFLGSALLMFGGGLQGLLLSVRGAEEGFSLFSLGLIGTGWSIGFVAGSIFVPFVVRKVGHIRAFSVMAAIGTITILLNLLMINDVSWIVLRALSGFCFAGAAMIVESWLNEVADNRSRGTIFSIYTTINMTASTMGQLAMSVTGTAGYIPFIIGAISFICAVLPTAMTSSPQPRPLTSAKLDLPLLIKTSPVAAVAALCCGMANGAFGTLAPVYGFEQGMDASGIALLFAIAAIAGAIGQIPFGRLSDKIDRRKVMAGLGFGAAAVGLLVVLFNPGPGFLMFALFGLYGLAANPLYPISVAHANDFAVDGQFAKVAGGMLLIHGIGLAIGPTAASILMGQIAPMALFMVTATFHALVATFALLRMRARKSKDASERAPFKPMGTETPETVNLDPRSDIEASQDFSVASEEAVPEELRNTNGDGYVQGSKV; encoded by the coding sequence ATGGCTTCCGTCATTAAAATTTACGCCCTGTTCCTCGGCTCGGCACTCCTGATGTTCGGCGGCGGCCTGCAGGGGCTTTTGCTTTCCGTCCGTGGCGCAGAAGAAGGCTTCTCACTGTTTTCGCTGGGTCTGATCGGCACGGGCTGGTCGATCGGCTTTGTGGCAGGCTCTATCTTTGTGCCCTTTGTGGTGCGCAAGGTCGGGCATATTCGCGCCTTTTCGGTGATGGCGGCGATCGGCACGATCACGATACTGCTCAATCTCTTGATGATCAACGATGTCAGCTGGATCGTGTTGCGCGCGCTCTCTGGCTTCTGTTTTGCCGGCGCGGCAATGATCGTCGAGAGCTGGCTCAATGAAGTGGCTGACAATCGCAGCCGCGGCACCATCTTCTCGATTTACACCACCATCAATATGACCGCCTCGACCATGGGCCAATTGGCCATGTCGGTGACGGGCACTGCGGGCTATATCCCCTTCATTATCGGCGCGATCAGCTTTATCTGCGCGGTTTTGCCAACCGCCATGACGTCGAGCCCACAGCCGCGTCCTCTGACCTCGGCCAAGCTCGACCTGCCCCTGTTGATCAAGACATCGCCGGTGGCGGCTGTTGCCGCGCTCTGCTGTGGCATGGCCAATGGTGCGTTCGGCACGCTCGCGCCGGTGTACGGCTTTGAGCAGGGGATGGACGCCAGCGGCATTGCGCTGCTGTTTGCCATTGCCGCTATTGCTGGCGCTATCGGACAGATCCCCTTTGGACGCTTGTCCGATAAGATCGACCGCCGCAAGGTTATGGCAGGCCTCGGTTTTGGCGCAGCGGCCGTGGGGCTGCTGGTTGTCCTCTTTAACCCTGGGCCAGGCTTCCTGATGTTCGCGCTATTTGGCCTTTATGGGCTGGCGGCGAACCCGCTTTATCCGATCTCGGTGGCCCATGCGAACGACTTTGCTGTCGATGGGCAATTCGCCAAGGTGGCAGGTGGCATGTTGCTGATCCACGGGATCGGCCTTGCCATTGGCCCGACGGCCGCGTCGATCCTGATGGGGCAAATTGCGCCGATGGCGCTGTTTATGGTGACGGCAACCTTCCACGCGCTGGTCGCCACTTTTGCACTGCTGCGTATGCGCGCCCGCAAATCGAAAGATGCGTCGGAACGCGCGCCGTTCAAACCAATGGGGACTGAGACGCCAGAAACGGTGAACCTTGATCCGCGCAGTGACATCGAAGCGTCGCAGGATTTTTCTGTTGCGAGCGAAGAAGCTGTGCCAGAGGAACTGCGGAACACGAATGGAGACGGCTATGTTCAAGGCAGCAAGGTTTGA
- a CDS encoding uracil-DNA glycosylase, with protein sequence MSQDQQLNNDELLSVLEWYRAAGVDLAVGEDAIDRFAQKTQQAAAPRAAVQSMQQASQPAAPPPLAGPIGGDPGEAQRLAAEAPTLEALKATLESYDGCGLKFRATQLVFGEGNPEAKIVIIGDPPGADEDREGRPFAGRTADLLTRMLASIGLDWDSVYALNTIPWRPPGNRAPTPEELSLCLPFLHRHVELIGPRLVMTMGQMATQTVFQSTSSIIKMRGKWQDVSIGNHTVPAIATLPPGYLLRNPAAKQQAWRDLLSFRSRMAELSLP encoded by the coding sequence ATGTCTCAAGATCAGCAACTCAACAACGACGAATTGCTCTCGGTTCTCGAATGGTATCGAGCAGCCGGGGTCGACCTCGCCGTGGGTGAGGACGCAATTGATCGGTTTGCGCAGAAGACACAACAGGCTGCCGCGCCACGCGCCGCCGTACAGTCGATGCAACAGGCGTCCCAGCCTGCAGCCCCGCCGCCGCTCGCGGGACCAATCGGTGGCGACCCGGGTGAAGCCCAAAGATTGGCCGCAGAAGCCCCAACCTTAGAGGCGCTTAAGGCAACCCTCGAAAGCTATGACGGGTGTGGCCTCAAATTTCGCGCCACACAATTGGTGTTCGGCGAAGGCAATCCTGAGGCCAAGATCGTTATTATCGGCGATCCTCCTGGGGCAGATGAAGACCGTGAAGGGCGTCCTTTCGCGGGGCGAACTGCGGATTTGCTGACGCGGATGCTCGCCTCCATCGGGCTCGATTGGGACAGCGTTTATGCGCTCAACACCATTCCGTGGCGTCCGCCCGGTAATCGCGCGCCGACGCCAGAAGAGCTTTCTTTGTGCCTGCCCTTCCTGCACCGCCATGTTGAGCTGATCGGGCCGCGCCTCGTGATGACGATGGGCCAGATGGCGACGCAGACTGTATTCCAGTCCACCAGCAGCATCATCAAGATGCGCGGCAAGTGGCAGGATGTGAGCATTGGCAACCATACGGTGCCAGCGATTGCGACGTTGCCGCCCGGTTATCTGTTGCGCAACCCGGCTGCCAAGCAGCAGGCTTGGCGCGACCTCTTAAGTTTCAGATCAAGAATGGCAGAATTGTCTCTGCCTTAA
- a CDS encoding electron transfer flavoprotein-ubiquinone oxidoreductase gives MAEAGNREILSTDVLIVGAGPSGLAAAIRLKQRFPDIAVTVVEKAAEIGGHIISGAVMDPVGLDALIPDWRLKGAPVGPDVTSDSYHFLTKTGDFPLPHALVPPQLKTKDGVIISLGRLVQWLGEQATELGVDIFPMTAAVDVLQSENGPVRGIITGDLGRDRDGNPKDGFAEGIALEAKYTLIAEGARGSLAKHVIADFDLAKIPQHYGLGIKEVWQVSPDKHQPGRVDHYLGFPLGNDTNGGGFVYHAEDNKLYVGHVTYLDYAEPSLSPFDEFQAFKTHPSIASLLEGGERLSYGARTIAAGGWQSIPSLAFPGGGLIGCAAGFMNAPRLKAIHNAILSGIGAADAVGAALASGRAHDRIEDFGKSIMRTGIAKELQGVANAKPLWSKLGTIFGSLAIGTDLWFSTIFKASPLKLAGVPTRDAEKLKRKSGPGKTYPRPDGKITFDRSSSVFLANLAHDEDQPVHLRLADPTIPVRENLPKFGEPAPLYCPAGVYEMSEDGGAPVFRIHAANCVHCKTCDIKDPAQNITWVPPEGGSGPNYSGM, from the coding sequence ATGGCTGAAGCCGGCAATAGAGAGATACTGTCCACAGATGTGCTGATTGTCGGGGCCGGTCCTTCCGGGCTTGCCGCTGCAATTCGCCTCAAACAGCGTTTCCCTGACATTGCCGTGACCGTGGTGGAAAAAGCCGCCGAAATCGGTGGACACATTATTTCCGGAGCCGTCATGGATCCGGTCGGCCTCGACGCGCTGATCCCCGACTGGCGGCTCAAAGGCGCGCCCGTCGGCCCCGATGTGACCAGCGATTCCTACCATTTCCTGACAAAAACCGGTGATTTCCCGCTCCCGCACGCACTCGTGCCGCCGCAACTCAAAACCAAGGATGGCGTGATCATCAGCCTTGGCCGCTTGGTGCAGTGGCTGGGGGAACAAGCTACTGAATTGGGCGTCGATATCTTCCCGATGACTGCTGCGGTCGACGTGTTGCAATCAGAGAACGGCCCGGTGCGTGGCATCATCACCGGCGATCTTGGGCGCGACCGCGACGGCAATCCCAAGGATGGTTTTGCCGAAGGCATTGCGCTCGAGGCCAAATATACGCTGATCGCCGAAGGCGCGCGCGGCTCGCTCGCCAAACACGTGATCGCCGATTTTGACCTCGCGAAAATCCCACAGCACTATGGCCTCGGCATCAAGGAAGTTTGGCAGGTGTCGCCAGACAAACACCAGCCGGGCAGGGTGGATCATTACCTCGGCTTCCCGCTCGGCAATGACACCAATGGCGGTGGCTTCGTTTATCACGCCGAAGACAACAAGCTCTATGTCGGCCACGTCACCTATCTCGACTATGCCGAACCCAGCCTTTCGCCCTTTGACGAGTTCCAGGCTTTTAAAACCCACCCCTCCATCGCCAGCCTCCTAGAGGGCGGCGAGCGTCTATCCTACGGCGCGCGCACCATTGCGGCGGGTGGCTGGCAATCCATACCGAGCCTCGCTTTCCCCGGCGGTGGCCTCATCGGCTGCGCGGCCGGTTTTATGAATGCCCCGCGCTTGAAAGCCATTCACAACGCCATTCTGTCCGGTATTGGTGCCGCCGACGCGGTCGGCGCTGCGCTCGCCTCTGGGCGCGCCCATGATCGGATCGAGGATTTCGGCAAGTCGATCATGCGCACCGGTATCGCCAAAGAACTGCAAGGCGTCGCCAACGCCAAACCCCTTTGGAGCAAGCTCGGCACCATCTTTGGTTCGCTGGCGATCGGCACCGATCTTTGGTTTTCAACCATTTTCAAGGCCTCCCCGCTCAAGCTGGCGGGCGTGCCAACGCGCGACGCCGAAAAGCTCAAGCGCAAATCGGGCCCCGGCAAAACCTATCCGCGCCCCGATGGCAAAATCACCTTTGACCGCAGTTCATCGGTGTTTCTGGCCAATCTCGCCCACGACGAAGACCAGCCTGTCCACCTCAGGCTGGCCGACCCAACCATTCCCGTCCGCGAAAACCTGCCAAAATTTGGCGAGCCTGCGCCGCTCTATTGCCCTGCTGGCGTTTATGAGATGAGCGAAGACGGTGGCGCGCCGGTGTTCCGCATTCATGCCGCTAACTGCGTGCATTGCAAAACCTGCGATATCAAAGATCCGGCCCAGAACATCACATGGGTCCCACCTGAGGGTGGCAGCGGTCCAAACTATAGCGGTATGTAA
- a CDS encoding tetratricopeptide repeat protein has protein sequence MNFLSHRWAKRLIVTASVALLASPIAAQTSFDLSNVARNIINLVRPSVSGAYLAGNQSLAELSTEDAARFYQDAAEADWDNNMLVERAFIALAADGQIGKAASTARRSLELDRNNDLAKLIVATEALKERRYSSVERQLENVTPGSFSGITAYILRAWALVGDNKGAEADTLMKDLGESGLEDFLVFHRALMAETSGNQKLALQLAERAYDVEPYVARIAEVYARLLANNGRFDEATDVLDEYEAQGISHPLITSVREAVDQQRKPGAFATNVQIGAAEMFHGIGIALTRDRSFDLALLFMRLGTYLDPSADVISLAVGQILDVAGQHEDANGIYDAIPATSAMKATAVVRIAQNLDNMGDREEAIRRLTNIVAINPEDIEAVAALGDLLRTDEQYLEAADAYTKALDITGGEQASDWRYYYVRGIAYERAKEWPKAEADFLRALELNPDQPQVLNYLGYSWIDMDMHLDRALGMIEKAVEQQPQDGYIIDSLGWAFYKLGRLDEAVETLERSVMLLPNDPEINDHLGDAYWKIGRKNEARFQWTIAKSVDDIGVVTKRVDPKLADGLTPANETK, from the coding sequence GTGAATTTCCTATCGCATCGTTGGGCGAAACGCCTGATTGTCACTGCATCCGTCGCGCTCTTGGCATCGCCGATTGCAGCGCAAACAAGCTTTGATCTGTCAAACGTCGCGCGCAATATCATCAATCTCGTACGCCCTTCGGTGTCCGGCGCCTATCTGGCTGGCAATCAGTCGCTCGCCGAACTGAGCACCGAAGACGCCGCTCGCTTTTATCAGGACGCGGCTGAGGCTGATTGGGACAACAACATGCTCGTGGAGCGCGCCTTTATCGCGCTCGCTGCAGATGGTCAGATCGGCAAAGCTGCCTCAACGGCGCGCCGCTCGCTTGAGCTCGATCGCAACAATGATTTGGCCAAGCTGATTGTTGCCACCGAAGCCCTCAAAGAGCGTCGGTATAGCTCGGTTGAACGTCAGCTTGAGAACGTTACCCCCGGCAGTTTTTCGGGCATCACCGCTTATATCCTGCGCGCTTGGGCCCTGGTTGGCGACAACAAGGGCGCTGAAGCCGACACGCTGATGAAGGATCTCGGCGAAAGCGGGCTGGAAGACTTTCTCGTTTTCCATCGCGCATTGATGGCCGAAACCTCCGGCAATCAAAAGCTTGCTCTCCAGCTGGCTGAGCGCGCCTATGATGTTGAGCCCTATGTTGCGCGCATCGCCGAAGTTTACGCGCGCCTGCTGGCGAACAATGGTCGCTTTGACGAAGCCACAGACGTGCTCGATGAATATGAAGCGCAAGGCATTTCGCATCCGCTCATCACCAGCGTCCGCGAAGCCGTCGATCAACAGCGCAAGCCAGGGGCCTTTGCCACCAATGTGCAAATCGGCGCTGCTGAAATGTTTCACGGCATTGGCATAGCGCTGACCCGTGATCGCAGCTTTGATCTCGCCCTTCTGTTCATGCGCTTGGGCACATATCTCGACCCATCTGCTGATGTGATTTCACTGGCGGTGGGGCAGATTCTCGACGTCGCCGGTCAGCATGAAGATGCCAACGGTATTTACGACGCCATCCCTGCGACCTCAGCGATGAAGGCGACGGCCGTCGTGCGCATTGCTCAGAATCTCGACAATATGGGCGACCGCGAGGAAGCCATTCGTCGTCTCACCAATATCGTCGCAATCAATCCTGAGGACATCGAAGCGGTCGCGGCGCTGGGTGATCTCCTGCGAACCGACGAGCAATACCTCGAAGCGGCAGACGCTTACACTAAGGCGCTCGACATCACCGGTGGCGAGCAGGCCTCCGATTGGCGCTATTATTATGTTCGCGGCATTGCCTATGAACGCGCCAAGGAATGGCCAAAGGCCGAAGCTGATTTCCTCCGCGCCCTCGAGCTTAATCCCGACCAGCCTCAGGTCCTCAACTACCTCGGCTATTCCTGGATCGACATGGATATGCATCTTGATCGCGCTCTGGGCATGATCGAGAAGGCCGTCGAACAGCAACCGCAGGATGGCTACATCATCGATTCCTTGGGCTGGGCCTTCTACAAGCTCGGACGTCTCGATGAGGCGGTGGAAACACTCGAACGCTCGGTTATGCTCCTGCCCAACGATCCAGAAATCAATGATCACCTCGGTGACGCTTACTGGAAAATTGGCCGCAAGAACGAAGCGCGCTTCCAGTGGACGATTGCCAAATCGGTGGACGACATTGGCGTTGTCACAAAACGCGTGGACCCGAAACTGGCTGATGGCCTGACCCCAGCGAACGAAACCAAGTAA
- a CDS encoding 4-(cytidine 5'-diphospho)-2-C-methyl-D-erythritol kinase, whose translation MVVYQQDAPAKINLALHITRRREDGYHELESLIVFAGVGDDLDGEAAEADSLTISGPFAAGLDAGPSNLVLKAVAAFRNRWPRLAPQGLKLHLTKNLPVASGIGGGSADAAAALRILLDIAPEHPPMGELMDLATTLGADVPCCLVSRPLVARGIGEILSPLPDFPKLYIVLVNPLIGVVTADVFRRLRSHDNYPLPQFPELLTRPAQLGLWLAETRNDLEPPAVKLVPEIGILVDELAETHGCILARMSGSGATCFALFGAEGQAHEAAAQMGRLHPDYWVAAAPLLQPSS comes from the coding sequence ATGGTCGTTTATCAGCAGGATGCCCCAGCCAAGATCAATCTTGCGCTGCACATCACCCGTCGGCGCGAAGACGGCTATCATGAGCTGGAAAGCCTGATCGTCTTCGCGGGTGTGGGTGACGACCTCGATGGTGAAGCTGCGGAAGCGGATAGTCTGACCATCAGCGGCCCCTTCGCCGCGGGGCTTGATGCAGGGCCATCCAATCTCGTGCTCAAGGCGGTTGCGGCTTTCCGCAATCGCTGGCCCCGCCTCGCCCCGCAGGGGCTAAAGCTTCACCTCACCAAAAACCTGCCGGTCGCTTCTGGCATCGGCGGTGGCTCGGCCGACGCTGCCGCCGCGCTGCGCATTCTGCTTGATATCGCGCCTGAGCACCCGCCCATGGGCGAGTTAATGGACCTCGCGACAACATTGGGCGCTGATGTCCCGTGTTGCCTTGTGTCACGCCCACTCGTTGCGCGTGGCATTGGCGAAATCCTCTCGCCCTTGCCAGATTTCCCCAAGCTCTACATCGTGCTGGTCAATCCACTGATCGGCGTTGTTACCGCAGACGTATTCCGTCGCCTGCGCAGCCACGACAATTATCCTTTGCCTCAATTTCCCGAACTGCTCACGCGCCCGGCGCAATTGGGCCTTTGGCTGGCAGAAACGCGCAACGATCTTGAGCCGCCCGCGGTCAAGCTCGTGCCCGAAATTGGTATTTTGGTGGATGAGCTAGCGGAAACGCACGGCTGTATTCTCGCCCGCATGTCAGGCTCAGGCGCCACCTGCTTTGCGCTCTTTGGCGCCGAGGGGCAGGCGCATGAAGCCGCGGCCCAAATGGGCCGCCTGCACCCCGATTATTGGGTTGCTGCAGCGCCGCTTCTGCAGCCAAGCAGCTAA
- a CDS encoding polyprenyl synthetase family protein → MNPVERLMAATADDMALVNEMILSRAHSHVDMVPELARYLIDSGGKRLRPMLTVAASILFGRKTPYAVNFAAAVEFMHNATLLHDDVVDESDMRRGKPAARMVWGNKASILVGDFLLGQAFMMMVETNNIEALGVLSSASAIMAEGEVFQLSKTGDLTTTPEDYAAVIRAKTAVLFEAACEVGALSGGADQAGRDALKHYGLELGNAFQLVDDALDYGGQAASLGKNVGDDLREGKMTLPVILALQSATESERALIASALGNMDASDLEVAQVVAIFNRYDTLTKTLEKAQAHAQAAIAALDALPDSEMKTILADVVVHSIGRAA, encoded by the coding sequence ATGAACCCGGTTGAACGGCTTATGGCCGCGACCGCTGACGATATGGCCCTCGTTAACGAGATGATTTTGTCTCGCGCACACTCCCATGTGGACATGGTGCCCGAGCTGGCCCGCTACCTCATCGACAGTGGCGGCAAACGCTTGCGCCCCATGCTGACGGTCGCAGCCTCAATTCTGTTTGGGCGGAAAACGCCTTATGCGGTGAATTTCGCTGCGGCAGTTGAGTTCATGCACAATGCAACTCTGTTGCATGACGACGTGGTGGACGAGAGCGACATGCGTCGCGGCAAGCCTGCGGCCCGCATGGTGTGGGGCAATAAGGCTTCCATTCTTGTCGGTGACTTCCTGCTTGGGCAGGCTTTCATGATGATGGTGGAAACCAACAATATTGAAGCGCTTGGCGTGCTGTCCTCGGCTTCTGCGATTATGGCGGAAGGCGAAGTGTTCCAGCTCTCCAAGACTGGCGACCTGACGACCACGCCGGAAGACTATGCGGCCGTGATCCGCGCCAAGACAGCTGTGCTGTTTGAAGCAGCGTGTGAAGTGGGTGCATTGTCTGGTGGTGCCGATCAGGCTGGGCGTGATGCGCTCAAGCATTATGGGCTTGAGTTGGGCAACGCTTTCCAGCTCGTTGACGATGCGCTGGACTATGGTGGCCAGGCCGCTTCGCTCGGAAAGAATGTCGGCGACGATCTGCGCGAAGGCAAGATGACGCTGCCGGTTATTCTGGCGCTGCAATCGGCGACCGAAAGCGAACGCGCGCTCATTGCGTCGGCGCTGGGCAATATGGATGCGAGTGATTTGGAAGTGGCGCAGGTTGTGGCGATCTTCAATCGCTATGACACGCTGACCAAGACTCTCGAAAAAGCTCAAGCGCATGCGCAGGCGGCTATCGCGGCTCTCGACGCCCTGCCCGACAGCGAGATGAAGACCATTCTGGCCGACGTTGTCGTGCATTCGATTGGCCGCGCGGCCTAA